A window of the Lactobacillus amylovorus DSM 20531 genome harbors these coding sequences:
- a CDS encoding thymidine kinase: MAQLFFRYGAMSSGKTIEILKVAHNYEAQGRKIALMTSGLDNRSGVGTVASRIGLHRKAIPITSEMNLFEYIKKMNDHDLADGDGKLACVLIDEAQFLKRHHVLECAKIVDDFNIPVMTFGLKNDFQNHLFEGSENLLIFADKIEEMKTICHYCGHKATMNLRVNNGKPVYEGEQVQIGGDESYYPVCRYHYFHPGNKR; encoded by the coding sequence GTGGCGCAATTATTTTTTCGTTATGGTGCAATGAGCAGCGGTAAGACGATTGAAATATTAAAGGTAGCGCACAATTATGAAGCACAAGGACGTAAGATTGCTTTAATGACTAGCGGCCTGGATAATCGTAGCGGCGTTGGTACGGTTGCTTCAAGAATTGGCCTTCATCGAAAAGCAATTCCAATTACCAGTGAAATGAATTTGTTCGAGTATATCAAAAAAATGAACGATCATGACTTAGCTGATGGTGATGGAAAACTAGCTTGCGTTTTAATTGATGAAGCTCAGTTTTTAAAGAGACATCATGTCTTAGAATGCGCTAAAATTGTTGATGATTTCAATATACCTGTGATGACTTTTGGTCTTAAGAATGATTTCCAAAATCATTTGTTCGAAGGTAGCGAGAATTTATTGATTTTTGCTGATAAGATAGAGGAAATGAAGACTATTTGTCATTATTGCGGGCATAAGGCAACAATGAATTTGAGAGTAAATAATGGCAAACCTGTATATGAAGGTGAACAAGTACAAATCGGTGGTGACGAAAGTTACTATCCCGTTTGTCGCTATCATTATTTTCACCCAGGTAACAAGAGATAG
- a CDS encoding Mur ligase family protein translates to MSFKSGVAKVAGKSSYWFLHNVMKGGTSFPGKLAMKIDPDVLNSLAKGYETVIVTGTNGKTMTTALIVEALKKKYGDVLTNPSGSNMQQGIVTAFLAHKHKRVKRKIAVLEVDEANVKMVTKLLHPSVFVLTNIFRDQMDRYGEIYTTYEKIVNGIKLAPDATIIANGDASIFSSVELPNKKIFYGFKLPDDKPENDFKAPVNTDGVLCPKCDHILHYHERIYANLGDFFCPNCGYHRPDLTFTVNKIIEQTPNSLKFQMGNKDYSINIGGTYNIYNALAAYSVARHFGLTEAEVAQAFAENKRIFGRQELIHYGGKDIDLILVKNPVGLDEVLHMLNTEKDDYSLVALLNANHADGIDTSWIWDADFEGLDCSKIKKVLVGGQRWHDMGFRLEIAGFDPGAMNINPDDDSLIEEIKKLPTKKVYILSTYTAMLALRKTMAEKKIIKAGM, encoded by the coding sequence ATGAGTTTTAAATCAGGAGTCGCCAAAGTTGCCGGAAAATCTAGTTATTGGTTTTTGCATAACGTCATGAAAGGCGGTACTAGTTTTCCTGGAAAATTAGCGATGAAAATCGATCCAGACGTGCTGAATTCTTTAGCTAAAGGTTACGAAACTGTTATTGTTACCGGTACTAACGGTAAGACTATGACCACTGCTTTAATCGTTGAAGCTTTAAAGAAAAAATATGGTGATGTCTTAACAAATCCATCTGGTTCCAACATGCAACAAGGAATTGTTACAGCATTTTTAGCACATAAGCACAAACGCGTTAAGCGCAAGATTGCTGTGCTTGAAGTAGACGAAGCCAACGTTAAAATGGTAACTAAGTTGCTTCACCCTAGCGTATTTGTTTTGACCAATATCTTCCGTGATCAGATGGATCGTTACGGTGAAATTTATACTACTTATGAAAAGATCGTTAACGGTATTAAATTAGCACCAGATGCAACAATTATTGCTAACGGTGATGCCAGCATCTTTTCATCAGTTGAGTTGCCTAACAAAAAGATTTTCTATGGTTTCAAGTTGCCTGATGACAAGCCAGAAAATGACTTTAAGGCACCTGTTAACACAGATGGTGTGCTTTGTCCTAAATGTGATCACATCTTGCACTACCATGAAAGAATTTACGCTAACTTAGGCGATTTCTTCTGCCCTAACTGTGGCTACCATCGTCCTGATTTAACCTTTACAGTTAACAAGATTATTGAGCAAACGCCTAACAGCCTAAAGTTCCAAATGGGCAACAAGGACTACTCAATCAACATCGGTGGTACTTACAACATCTACAATGCTTTAGCTGCTTACTCAGTTGCTCGTCACTTTGGTTTGACTGAAGCTGAAGTTGCACAAGCCTTTGCAGAAAACAAGCGTATCTTCGGTCGTCAAGAATTAATCCACTATGGTGGTAAAGACATCGACTTGATCTTAGTTAAAAACCCTGTTGGTCTTGATGAAGTTTTGCATATGCTTAATACCGAAAAAGATGACTACTCATTAGTCGCTTTACTTAATGCCAACCATGCGGATGGTATTGATACTTCTTGGATTTGGGATGCTGATTTCGAAGGATTAGATTGTAGCAAGATCAAGAAAGTACTTGTTGGTGGTCAACGTTGGCACGACATGGGCTTTAGACTTGAAATTGCTGGATTTGATCCTGGTGCAATGAACATCAATCCTGACGATGACAGCTTGATTGAAGAAATTAAGAAATTACCAACTAAGAAAGTTTACATTCTTTCCACTTATACTGCTATGCTTGCCTTACGTAAGACCATGGCTGAAAAGAAAATTATCAAAGCTGGTATGTAA